From Enhydrobacter sp., the proteins below share one genomic window:
- a CDS encoding amidohydrolase, with protein sequence MPVINRIASFHKDMTAWRHDIHSHPETAFEEVRTADIVADKLKSFGIETHRGLAKTGVVGVLRAGTSGRAIGLRADMDALDVHETNDFSHKSTIPGKMHACGHDGHTVMLLGAAKYLAETKNFDGTVYFIFQPAEENEGGGRVMVEEGLFDKFPCEGVYGMHNIPGIPVGRFAVRPGPMMAAYDIFEVVVKGVGAHGAMPHHGIDPVVVGSHIVTALQSIVARNVDPMDTAVVSTTQIHAGDTWNVIPQECVLRGTVRTFKKPVQDFIEKQIEKIARNVAAGFGAEVTKWRYERRYPATVNSEQETEFAARAAGALVGVENVNRNPTPAMGSEDFAWMLLKKPGCYIWIGNGDGEGSCMVHNPGYDFNDEILPIGASYWATLVEQQLARQALPQAAE encoded by the coding sequence ATGCCGGTCATCAATCGCATTGCCTCGTTCCACAAGGACATGACCGCTTGGCGGCACGACATCCACAGTCACCCCGAGACGGCCTTCGAGGAAGTGCGCACTGCCGACATCGTCGCCGACAAGTTGAAGTCATTCGGCATCGAGACCCATCGCGGCCTTGCCAAGACCGGCGTGGTCGGCGTGCTGCGCGCCGGCACCTCGGGGCGCGCGATCGGCCTGCGCGCCGACATGGATGCGCTCGACGTGCACGAGACCAACGACTTCTCACACAAGTCGACGATCCCGGGAAAGATGCACGCCTGCGGCCATGACGGCCATACGGTGATGCTGCTGGGCGCCGCCAAGTACCTCGCCGAGACCAAGAATTTCGACGGCACGGTCTACTTCATTTTCCAGCCGGCCGAGGAGAACGAGGGCGGGGGACGCGTGATGGTTGAGGAGGGGCTGTTCGACAAGTTCCCCTGCGAAGGCGTCTATGGCATGCACAACATCCCGGGCATCCCGGTCGGCCGCTTCGCTGTCCGTCCCGGCCCGATGATGGCGGCCTACGACATCTTCGAGGTGGTGGTGAAGGGTGTCGGCGCGCACGGCGCCATGCCACACCACGGCATCGACCCGGTCGTGGTCGGCTCGCACATCGTGACGGCGTTGCAGTCGATCGTGGCACGCAACGTCGATCCGATGGACACCGCGGTCGTCTCGACCACGCAGATCCATGCCGGCGACACCTGGAACGTCATCCCGCAGGAATGCGTGCTGCGCGGCACGGTGCGGACCTTCAAGAAGCCGGTGCAGGACTTCATCGAGAAGCAGATCGAGAAGATCGCGCGCAACGTCGCCGCGGGCTTCGGTGCCGAAGTCACCAAATGGCGCTACGAGCGGCGCTATCCCGCCACCGTGAACAGCGAACAGGAGACGGAGTTCGCGGCCAGGGCCGCTGGCGCGCTGGTCGGCGTCGAGAACGTCAACCGCAATCCCACGCCCGCCATGGGCAGCGAGGACTTCGCTTGGATGCTGCTGAAGAAGCCCGGCTGTTATATCTGGATCGGCAACGGTGATGGCGAAGGTTCGTGCATGGTCCACAACCCGGGCTATGACTTCAACGACGAGATCCTGCCGATCGGTGCGTCCTACTGGGCGACCTTGGTCGAGCAGCAACTCGCGCGCCAGGCGTTGCCGCAGGCTGCCGAGTAG
- a CDS encoding TauD/TfdA family dioxygenase, translated as MTDVTKPLPGAAFGATVRLGADIPGDLPAMLDDAGGLLLLPGQHEISDRPDRLVDLSRAFGPEVEDYRFTLANPASVHASVPEIFIVSNLPPVSKMPPKRPEPPLTPDGRFPVQYPQRRGWHTDQSYRRPPPDVSLFYAVTPVARDRGQTLFASGILAYEALPAALKARVERLEGIHAQPGTGRSREAVLRGEAPKPCKPHERPQRQPVVRVHPTTGRRALYLCEWGQMDWVDGPFVGMEPGPSGDGAHLLDELMAHFTRPEFVYAHEWTQGDVLVWDNRCLVHAATWFDGVNERRVMWRTTVRGNPGAEYAGEKRSWIAEAAE; from the coding sequence ATGACGGATGTCACGAAACCGCTGCCCGGCGCGGCCTTCGGCGCGACGGTACGGCTCGGCGCCGATATCCCCGGCGATCTGCCGGCCATGCTCGACGACGCCGGCGGCCTGCTGCTCCTTCCAGGCCAGCATGAGATCAGCGACCGGCCGGACCGTCTCGTCGACCTGAGCCGTGCCTTCGGGCCGGAGGTCGAGGACTATCGGTTCACGCTCGCCAATCCGGCCAGCGTACACGCCTCCGTACCGGAGATCTTCATCGTCTCCAACCTGCCCCCGGTGTCGAAGATGCCACCCAAGCGGCCGGAGCCGCCGCTCACGCCCGACGGCAGGTTCCCGGTGCAGTATCCGCAACGGCGCGGCTGGCACACCGACCAGAGCTATCGCCGCCCGCCGCCCGATGTCTCGCTCTTCTATGCGGTGACGCCCGTCGCCCGCGACCGTGGCCAGACGCTGTTCGCGTCCGGCATCCTGGCATACGAGGCGCTGCCGGCGGCGCTCAAGGCCAGGGTGGAGAGGCTGGAAGGCATTCACGCCCAACCCGGCACCGGCCGCAGCCGAGAGGCCGTCCTCAGAGGCGAGGCGCCGAAGCCGTGCAAACCCCACGAGCGGCCGCAGCGCCAGCCGGTCGTGCGCGTGCATCCGACGACGGGTCGCAGGGCGCTATATCTGTGCGAGTGGGGCCAGATGGATTGGGTCGACGGTCCGTTCGTCGGCATGGAGCCCGGTCCGAGCGGCGACGGCGCGCACCTGCTCGACGAGTTGATGGCTCATTTCACGCGGCCGGAGTTCGTCTACGCGCATGAATGGACGCAAGGAGACGTGCTGGTGTGGGACAACCGCTGCCTCGTCCACGCCGCCACCTGGTTCGACGGCGTGAACGAGCGCCGGGTGATGTGGCGCACCACGGTGCGCGGCAATCCCGGCGCGGAGTATGCCGGCGAAAAGCGGAGTTGGATCGCCGAGGCGGCGGAGTAG
- a CDS encoding glucose 1-dehydrogenase — MDFNGKVALVTGGGNGIGRAACVAFARHGAKVVVVDRDGVAAEATAGIIRQAGGETTAVTADVTRSADVKAYVKATLDKYGRIDCFFNNAGIEGKVGHTADYDEAMFDAVIGVNVKGVFLGLRHVLPEMIRQKSGAVVNTASVAGLVATPGMPAYVASKHAVIGLTKTAAGEVARQGVRVNAVCPGPVDTRMIHSLEQQLSPDNPKAVGERYQSVIPTGRYTTPEEIANMVLFLCSDLAANTTGGQFVVDGGRTATGGAVTNVLNR, encoded by the coding sequence ATGGACTTCAACGGCAAGGTCGCCCTGGTGACAGGCGGCGGCAACGGCATCGGACGGGCAGCCTGCGTCGCCTTCGCGCGGCACGGCGCCAAGGTGGTGGTGGTCGATCGTGACGGCGTGGCGGCAGAAGCGACGGCGGGCATCATCCGGCAGGCCGGCGGCGAGACCACTGCCGTCACCGCCGACGTCACCAGGTCGGCGGACGTGAAGGCCTACGTGAAGGCGACACTCGACAAGTACGGCCGCATCGACTGCTTCTTCAACAACGCCGGCATCGAGGGCAAGGTGGGGCACACCGCCGACTACGACGAGGCCATGTTCGACGCCGTGATCGGCGTCAACGTCAAGGGCGTGTTTCTCGGCCTGCGCCATGTGCTGCCCGAGATGATCCGGCAGAAGAGTGGCGCCGTCGTGAACACCGCCTCGGTCGCCGGACTCGTCGCAACCCCGGGGATGCCGGCCTATGTCGCCTCCAAGCACGCGGTCATCGGCCTCACCAAGACAGCGGCGGGCGAAGTGGCGCGCCAGGGCGTGAGGGTCAACGCCGTCTGCCCGGGGCCCGTCGACACCCGCATGATCCACTCGCTCGAGCAGCAGCTTTCGCCCGACAATCCGAAGGCGGTCGGCGAGCGCTACCAGTCCGTGATCCCGACCGGGCGCTACACGACGCCGGAAGAGATCGCCAACATGGTGCTGTTCCTGTGCTCAGATCTCGCCGCCAACACGACCGGCGGACAGTTCGTCGTCGATGGCGGCCGGACCGCGACCGGCGGTGCGGTGACCAACGTGCTGAACCGCTGA
- a CDS encoding AsmA family protein: MPARMGRFWKIAAWTVGTVMVLVVGGIATMYWFVTSDGFRDHLEGRASDYTGRKTRIERISIDWGATSRVHLSGVEIANADWAEGDHMFRAEEVDFDIRLWPLLAGDIVLPRLVLRRPAVAIEKGVEDQLNWSFREAPVVRGAADAVTPDERSETPLIGRLEITDGRLAYRDSKRKLDLDGTVSTATGEAGEQPQVKLALEGKLEDQPLVLRFVGGSALMLRDTSQPYPVDLDVGYGGTNLRVKGTLLDPFQWSGANVELTMSGPNLADIYPLLGIPGPPTPPYRIAGKLDREGKTWRFHDSRWRVGDSDLSGEVLIDEGRKPTHLAARLVSSNLAFKDLAPLVGAPPGRGTVSAKQAQTQAQLEATGDLFPDVPLKVERLRAMNMDVTLDARRVVAPDYLPVGAISFRVVVDNGVATAKPLTLVLIDGGRIAGELAIDARADTPRVRANLGLADVELKSFFRNSQFFDATQGKAQGRVQLSGYGRSLAQVMSVADGHVVAALGGGSVSSLMVSLAGLQLFDALILYVTGDKRIPILCAVGRMNFQKGMVTFDRTFLDTQKSILEVRGRVGLGNQAVDAEVKAYPKSFDLLDLHGPVYVRGKLREPQVTLGRTIPIPTPVIGRATDLPCEQLTAQLLSGR, from the coding sequence TTGCCGGCCCGCATGGGCCGCTTCTGGAAAATCGCCGCATGGACGGTCGGCACGGTCATGGTGCTCGTCGTTGGCGGAATCGCGACTATGTACTGGTTCGTGACCTCGGACGGCTTCCGCGATCATCTGGAAGGCCGCGCGTCCGACTACACCGGCCGCAAGACCCGCATCGAAAGGATATCGATCGACTGGGGTGCCACGTCGCGTGTCCACCTCTCCGGAGTCGAGATCGCCAATGCCGATTGGGCCGAGGGCGATCACATGTTCCGGGCGGAAGAGGTCGATTTCGACATCCGGCTGTGGCCGCTGCTGGCAGGCGACATCGTCCTGCCGAGGCTGGTGCTGCGTCGTCCGGCCGTGGCGATAGAGAAGGGGGTGGAGGATCAGCTCAACTGGAGTTTCCGCGAAGCCCCCGTGGTGCGCGGTGCGGCTGACGCGGTGACCCCCGATGAGCGCAGCGAGACCCCGCTGATCGGCCGACTGGAAATCACCGACGGTCGGCTCGCCTATCGCGATTCCAAACGCAAGCTCGACCTCGACGGAACGGTCTCGACGGCCACCGGCGAGGCAGGCGAGCAACCGCAGGTCAAGCTCGCCCTCGAGGGCAAGCTCGAGGACCAGCCTCTGGTGTTGCGCTTCGTCGGCGGCTCGGCGCTCATGTTGCGCGATACGAGCCAGCCCTATCCGGTCGATCTCGACGTCGGCTACGGCGGAACGAATCTGCGGGTGAAGGGGACGCTGCTCGACCCGTTCCAGTGGAGCGGCGCCAATGTCGAGCTGACGATGTCGGGTCCGAACCTGGCCGACATCTACCCTCTCCTCGGCATTCCCGGTCCGCCGACACCACCCTACCGGATCGCTGGCAAGCTGGATCGCGAGGGCAAGACCTGGCGATTCCATGACAGCCGGTGGCGGGTCGGCGACAGCGATCTGTCGGGCGAGGTGCTGATCGACGAGGGCCGCAAGCCAACACATCTCGCGGCCAGGCTCGTCTCGAGCAATCTCGCCTTCAAGGATCTCGCGCCGCTGGTCGGTGCGCCACCCGGCCGGGGCACCGTGTCCGCCAAGCAGGCGCAGACGCAGGCCCAGCTCGAGGCGACCGGCGATCTCTTCCCCGACGTGCCTCTGAAGGTCGAGCGGCTGCGCGCCATGAACATGGACGTCACGCTCGATGCCAGGCGCGTCGTGGCGCCTGACTATCTGCCGGTCGGGGCCATTTCCTTCCGCGTCGTCGTCGACAACGGCGTTGCGACCGCCAAGCCATTGACCCTGGTGCTGATTGATGGCGGCCGGATCGCGGGCGAACTCGCAATCGACGCCCGCGCCGACACGCCTCGGGTCCGAGCCAATCTCGGCCTGGCCGACGTCGAGTTGAAGTCCTTCTTCCGCAACTCGCAGTTCTTCGACGCGACCCAGGGCAAGGCACAGGGGCGCGTCCAGCTCAGCGGCTATGGACGATCGCTCGCGCAGGTCATGAGCGTCGCCGACGGGCATGTCGTCGCGGCCCTCGGCGGTGGCTCGGTGTCGAGCCTCATGGTCAGTCTTGCCGGACTGCAGCTCTTCGATGCGCTGATCCTCTACGTTACCGGCGACAAGCGCATTCCGATCCTGTGCGCCGTCGGCCGCATGAACTTCCAGAAAGGCATGGTCACCTTCGATCGAACGTTCCTCGACACGCAAAAATCGATCCTCGAGGTGCGCGGCCGGGTCGGCCTCGGCAACCAGGCGGTGGATGCCGAGGTGAAGGCCTACCCGAAATCGTTCGACCTTCTCGATCTGCACGGCCCCGTCTACGTGCGCGGCAAGCTGCGCGAACCCCAGGTTACTCTGGGCCGCACCATACCCATTCCGACCCCGGTGATTGGCCGGGCGACGGATCTGCCGTGCGAGCAGCTGACCGCGCAGCTCCTGTCGGGGCGCTGA